DNA sequence from the Streptomyces tsukubensis genome:
GGCGGCCGCGGCCTCGGTCACCGTGCCGACGGCGGTCTTCCTGCTGACGGTGTGGCTGCTGCACTCCCGGCATTTCAAGCGGGGTGCGGCACAGCAGTCGGTGCTGCCGCTCGCGGCAGCGGCGGTACTGGGATGCACCTTCGGCGGTGACTGGGCGGTTCCGGCGGCCGGTCTGGTGGCGGCGGGGGCGGTGGCGGTCGGGGTGGTGCTGTCGGAGCGGACGCGGGGCGCGGCGCTGCCCGCGTGATCCCGCGTGATACGGAGACCCCATGAGTGATGCGAGTGATGCGACGGGCGTACGGGACGGGCTGACGGATGTGGCCGGGCTGCGGGTGGGCCATGCGGAGGTACCGGGCCCGGGGGCGTTGAGCGGAACGACGGTGGTGCTGGCGCCGGAGGGGGGTGCGGTGGCGGCGGTGGACGTCCGCGGCGGCGGCCCGGGCACGCGGGAGACGGATGCGCTGGACCCCCGCAATCTGGTGCAGCGGGTGGAGGCGGTGGTGCTGACCGGCGGCAGTGCGTTCGGGCTGGACGCGGCGGGCGGGGTGATGGCGTGGCTGGAGGAGCGGGGGCGGGGGGTGCCGGTGGCGCCGGGCCGGGTGGTGCCCGTGGTTCCGGCGGCCTGTGTGTTCGACCTGGGGCGCGGCGGGGACTGGGGTGCGCGGCCGGGGGCGGCGACGGGCCGGGCCGCGGTGGAGGCCGCGGAGGCGTCGGGCGAGGGCGCTCCGGTGGCGGAGGGGAACGTCGGCGCGGGCCGGGGTGCGGTGGCCGGTGGGCTCAAGGGGGGTGTGGGGACGGCGAGTGCGGTGCTGCGGGGCGCGGGGGCGGACGGTGCGGATGTGACGGTGGCGGCGCTGGTGGTGGCGAATGCGGCGGGGTCGGTGGTGGATCCGGCGACGGGGGTGCTGTACGGGCAGTACGTGCACGGGACGGGCGGCGGTGCGCCGGGGGCCGCCGGTGCGGGGGCGGAGTGGATCCGGTTCCCGGAGCCCGCGGTGCACGCGGCGGCGCTGCGGCGGCTGGAGGAGGCGCGGGAGGCGAGCGGTCCGCCGCCGTTGAACACGACACTGGCGGTGGTGGCGACGGACGCCGATCTGGTACGGGCGCAGGCGCACAAGCTTGCGGGTACGGCGCACGACGGTATCGCGCGCGCCGTACGTCCGGTGCATCTGCTGAACGACGGCGACACGGTGTTCGCGCTCGCCACGGGGGCGGTCGCGCTGCCCGCGGAGAGTCCGCTGGCGCTGAACGGTGTGCTGGCGGCGGGCGCGGACGTGGTGTCGCGGGCGCTGGTGAAGGCGGTGCTGGCGGCGGAGTCGGTGGCGGGTCCGGGCGGGGTGTATCCGGCGTACCGCGATCTCTACCGGTAGCCCCACCGCAGCCGTCGTACGCCCGGCCGAGGACATCAACTGACATGCCAGATATGCACCGTTGACAGCGGGCGGGAACTTCCCCAAGAGTTCCTACGTTTTCGGTAAGGCTGGACGCGGTGTCGGAAGCAGGGGCTACTTTTAGCAATCAACGTGTTACTTGTGGCGACGGCCAGGAGACCCACTTTGAACGATCCGTACGAGACAACCGAGACGCACCTCGCGCGACTCCTGGGTCGGGCGCTCAACTCCTTCGACCTGCCGGATGCGACGGTCGAGAGACTGTACTCGGCTCTGGCTCACGCGAGTTCGCTGCACTCTTC
Encoded proteins:
- a CDS encoding P1 family peptidase encodes the protein MSDASDATGVRDGLTDVAGLRVGHAEVPGPGALSGTTVVLAPEGGAVAAVDVRGGGPGTRETDALDPRNLVQRVEAVVLTGGSAFGLDAAGGVMAWLEERGRGVPVAPGRVVPVVPAACVFDLGRGGDWGARPGAATGRAAVEAAEASGEGAPVAEGNVGAGRGAVAGGLKGGVGTASAVLRGAGADGADVTVAALVVANAAGSVVDPATGVLYGQYVHGTGGGAPGAAGAGAEWIRFPEPAVHAAALRRLEEAREASGPPPLNTTLAVVATDADLVRAQAHKLAGTAHDGIARAVRPVHLLNDGDTVFALATGAVALPAESPLALNGVLAAGADVVSRALVKAVLAAESVAGPGGVYPAYRDLYR